Within the Opitutaceae bacterium TAV5 genome, the region CATTTTCCCCCCGATGTCCGGTTCGATGTCAACGAAATCAGTCCCGCCTGGACGCAAGGCAAGATGGACGGCTGGACGAACAAGATGGGGGACCTCACCCTCCTGCTGGAGCGCCTCCTCTCCGCCGGGCGGCGCGTCGGCGGCATCGGGCTTCAATTCCACGTTTTCTCCGACGCCGAACTCGGCAAAGTGCTCTCCGGCCAAATCTGCACGCCCGAAATCCTGTTCAAGGCGCTCGACCACTACGCGCGATTCAAACTCCCGCTACACGTCAGCGAAATCACGCTCACCGCCCCCGGCAATACCGCCGAAGGTCTCGACGCCCAAGCGGTCGTCGCCCGCAATTTTTACCGCCTCTGGTTCAGCCATCCGACGGTCGAGGGCATCACCTGGTGGAACCTCCCCGATGGCGGCGCCGCGCCGGGAGAAAACAAGGTTTATTCCGGACTGCTTTTCGACGACATGCGCCCCAAGCCCGCCTGGCACGTTCTGCAGGATCTCATCCACCGGGAATGGCGCACCCAAACGGAAGGGATTACCGACGCCGACGGTTGCTTCCGTTTCCGCGGCTTCCACGGTTCCTATGTCATCAATACGGAATCCGGCAACGTTGACTCCGGTATCCAGTCTTCAATCACACTCGAACCGGGGAAGGCCGCCAGTCAGCTCATCCGCCTGTGAGCCCTCTGCCGTTTGGCCCGATGCCGAACGGCAACTCCCGGAAACGTGTAGTATCCGGTTTTTATCTGTGTAATCCGTGGTTAAAAGCAGAGTGAGGCGTTCAAGGCGTTCGCTTTGACCACGGATTTCACGGATGGAAAGCTGCTTTCAGGAATCGGGACTGGAATAAACTCCCTGTCTTTATCCGGGTTTCCATCCGTGAAATCCGTGGTTAAAAAACGAACAGGTTTACGGCTCCCGCTCAGTTCTTCAGCACCTGGATAAAGGCGTCGGGCGGGATGGAGACCTTGCCGATGAGCTTCATCTTCTTTTTGCCCTCCTTCTGCTTGTCGAGGAGCTTGCGCTTGCGGGAGATATCGCCGCCGTAGCACTTGGCCGTGACGTCCTTGCGCATTTCCTTGACGTTGTCGCGAGCGATGATCTTGCCGCCGATCGCGGCCTGGATCGCCACCTTGAACATCTGGGCGGGGATGATGTCGGCGAGTTTTTCGCAGAGTTCGCGGCCCTTGCCCTCGGCCTTGTCGCGGTGGACGATGCTGGCGAAGGCATCGACGGGGTCGCCGTTGATGAGGATGTCCATCTTGACGAGGTCGGCGGGCTGGTACTCGCCGAGTTCGTAATCCATGGAGCCGTAGCCGTGGGTAACGCTCTTGAGGCGGTCGTTGAAATCGACGAGGATCTCGTTGAGCGGTAGGATGCAGGTGAGCATGACGCGCGTGGCGTCGAGGGTGTCGGTGTGCTCGACGGTGCCGCGCTTTTCCATGACGAGGGCGAGGATGTCGCCCATGGACTCGTTGGGGATGTGGATCGCGGCCTTGATGGTGGGTTCGGAAATATAGTCGATGGTGCCGGGATCGGGCAGCATCACGGGGTTGTCCACCTCGATCTCGTCCTTGCCGTGCGGTTTCACGTGATAGACGACGCTCGGGTAGGTCGAGATGATCTCCACGTCGTGCTCGCGGCGGATGCGCTCCTGGATGATCTCCATGTGGAGGAGGCCGAGGAAGCCGCAACGGAAGCCGAAGCCGAGGGCGACGGAGCTTTCGGACTGGTAGAGGAAGGCGGCGTCGTTGAGGCGGAGTCGGCCGAGGGCGGCCTTGAGTTTTTCGTAGTCGTTGGACTCGAGCGGATACAGGCCGCAGAAGACCATGGGGCGCACTTCCTTGTAGCCGGGGAGCATCTCGGTAGCGGGGGTGCGGGAGAGGGTGACAGTGTCGCCGATCTTGATCTCGGAGGGGTC harbors:
- a CDS encoding glycoside hydrolase family 10, whose protein sequence is MNPHSLVSTEYEKLWSAPGLQARIDDGIRRHRQSDAIIRTTDFTGKPMPGVTVRVRQHDSPFHFGANLFKLGDYPLDELNRKYEEAFCALFNGATVPFYWRTLEPEQGRPRFGLHSVPIARRPPPDKAVKFCEERGLRMHGHTLVWCLRKWSVPDWLPEDPAEAAPFWEKRISEIAARYGDRIKRWDVLNEPVAFYDRTPRGIRMTDDYEGKAFAWAEKHFPPDVRFDVNEISPAWTQGKMDGWTNKMGDLTLLLERLLSAGRRVGGIGLQFHVFSDAELGKVLSGQICTPEILFKALDHYARFKLPLHVSEITLTAPGNTAEGLDAQAVVARNFYRLWFSHPTVEGITWWNLPDGGAAPGENKVYSGLLFDDMRPKPAWHVLQDLIHREWRTQTEGITDADGCFRFRGFHGSYVINTESGNVDSGIQSSITLEPGKAASQLIRL
- a CDS encoding GTP-binding protein LepA (back-translocating Elongation Factor EF4; binds to the ribosome on the universally-conserved alpha-sarcin loop): MDVSLTRNFCIIAHVDHGKTTLSDRLLEYTNTVAQRVMTDQHLDAMDLERERGITIKSHPVAMVYPAKDGHRYKLNLMDTPGHVDFAYEVSRSLAACEGAVLLIDAGQGVEAQTVANAHLATAQGLKIIPVINKIDLPSADLDLCTQQLEDILMIPAEEAILASGKSGIGIEEILEAVVQRIPPPRWADYPQTRALVFDSLYDSFRGVITYARVFSGSLKAGDQMTLMSTNQRSEIKEVGVFTPKMTKLAELSAGDVGYLVSNIKDPSEIKIGDTVTLSRTPATEMLPGYKEVRPMVFCGLYPLESNDYEKLKAALGRLRLNDAAFLYQSESSVALGFGFRCGFLGLLHMEIIQERIRREHDVEIISTYPSVVYHVKPHGKDEIEVDNPVMLPDPGTIDYISEPTIKAAIHIPNESMGDILALVMEKRGTVEHTDTLDATRVMLTCILPLNEILVDFNDRLKSVTHGYGSMDYELGEYQPADLVKMDILINGDPVDAFASIVHRDKAEGKGRELCEKLADIIPAQMFKVAIQAAIGGKIIARDNVKEMRKDVTAKCYGGDISRKRKLLDKQKEGKKKMKLIGKVSIPPDAFIQVLKN